In a single window of the Microbacterium sp. Root61 genome:
- a CDS encoding MFS transporter codes for MSRASAAADRLRGSSLGITAGLIGWFVLVELTSGILQGYYVPLLSDIVVHLGIHDSDVNWFEAAQLLLSALVLPVLAKLGDMYGHKKILLGAAIMTAGASWWLVFADDFWSFLFAWALQGFYVVWLPLEIALIFERGRTQSRGVSTTRRAAGLLVVGLQAGAIIGALAAGRIFAANGGDITTALMVPAVVVTAIVFVIWFGVPESEPLPGRKLDTGGFVILALGLLLITSALTFMRLPDGPGAAIVVPLILLGLIVFAWFVWFELRQPDPAVDIRVLRRPEMWPVQATAFLVGISLLGAQGPLSTYAGTDSSLGYGLGLDATDRSNVIGIYLVSLIIGAVLFAVTSRRGNPRVILIGAAALVGVGYALFIPFHLELWQVLMNLMIAGLGSGALVAALPAAAAAAAPRGQTGISSALTNTTKTIGGTFSSAVFGVVLAAGAGTVASQTAASLGGYLTVWAICAAGGFLAAVLLFFVPKVAFGDTLPEDQETDTAAETAAPVIDPMI; via the coding sequence GTGTCACGCGCATCTGCCGCCGCCGATCGACTTCGCGGCTCGTCCCTCGGTATCACGGCCGGTCTGATCGGCTGGTTCGTGCTCGTCGAGCTCACCAGCGGCATCCTCCAGGGGTACTACGTACCGCTGCTCAGCGACATCGTGGTGCATCTGGGCATCCACGACTCCGACGTGAACTGGTTCGAGGCGGCCCAGCTGCTGCTGTCGGCGCTCGTGCTGCCCGTGCTCGCCAAGCTCGGCGACATGTACGGGCACAAGAAGATCCTGCTCGGCGCCGCGATCATGACCGCCGGTGCGAGCTGGTGGCTGGTGTTCGCCGATGACTTCTGGTCGTTCCTGTTCGCCTGGGCGCTGCAGGGCTTCTACGTCGTGTGGCTGCCGTTGGAGATCGCGCTCATCTTCGAACGCGGGCGCACGCAGTCGCGCGGCGTCTCGACCACCCGCCGGGCCGCCGGTCTGCTCGTGGTCGGCCTGCAGGCCGGTGCCATCATCGGCGCCCTCGCTGCCGGCCGCATCTTCGCGGCCAACGGCGGCGACATCACCACCGCGCTGATGGTGCCCGCGGTTGTGGTCACCGCGATCGTGTTCGTCATCTGGTTCGGTGTGCCCGAGTCCGAGCCGCTCCCCGGTCGCAAGCTCGACACCGGCGGTTTCGTCATCCTCGCGCTGGGTCTGCTGCTGATCACCAGTGCGCTGACCTTCATGCGACTCCCGGACGGACCCGGCGCCGCGATCGTCGTGCCGCTCATCCTGCTCGGGCTGATCGTGTTCGCGTGGTTCGTCTGGTTCGAGCTGCGCCAGCCCGATCCCGCGGTCGACATCCGCGTGCTGCGGCGGCCGGAGATGTGGCCCGTGCAGGCGACGGCGTTCCTGGTCGGCATCAGCCTGCTCGGCGCGCAGGGTCCGCTGTCGACGTATGCCGGCACCGACAGCTCGCTCGGGTACGGCCTCGGGCTGGATGCGACGGATCGATCGAACGTGATCGGCATCTACCTCGTCTCGCTCATCATCGGCGCCGTGCTGTTCGCCGTGACCTCGCGTCGCGGCAATCCCCGCGTCATCCTGATCGGCGCCGCCGCCCTCGTCGGTGTCGGGTACGCCCTGTTCATCCCGTTCCACCTGGAGCTGTGGCAGGTGCTGATGAACCTCATGATCGCCGGGCTCGGCTCCGGGGCCCTCGTCGCGGCGCTGCCTGCGGCGGCCGCCGCGGCGGCTCCGCGCGGGCAGACCGGCATCTCGTCGGCCCTGACCAATACGACCAAGACGATCGGCGGAACGTTCTCGTCCGCGGTCTTCGGTGTAGTCCTCGCCGCCGGTGCGGGCACAGTTGCCAGCCAGACCGCGGCATCCCTCGGCGGCTACCTGACCGTGTGGGCGATCTGCGCCGCCGGCGGCTTCCTGGCAGCGGTGCTGCTGTTCTTCGTTCCGAAGGTCGCGTTCGGCGACACGCTGCCCGAGGACCAGGAGACGGATACCGCCGCCGAGACCGCCGCGCCGGTCATCGACCCGATGATCTGA
- a CDS encoding phosphoribosyltransferase gives MPVTGQREQLTWDAFGEATRQMARAVLRDGFEPEVVVAIARGGLLPGGAMAYALGAKNCGALNVEFYTGIGEVLDAPLVLPPALDITYLSGRRVLLVDDVADSGRTLALAVELLRTAGADVRSATIFTKPGSIAMPDYSWKETGLWIDFPWSFQGTVREEDAGIAASGAAGV, from the coding sequence ATGCCGGTGACCGGTCAGCGCGAGCAGCTCACATGGGACGCATTCGGAGAGGCGACCCGTCAGATGGCGCGCGCCGTGCTCCGGGACGGATTCGAACCCGAGGTGGTCGTCGCGATCGCCCGCGGTGGTCTGCTGCCCGGGGGAGCTATGGCCTACGCGCTCGGCGCGAAGAACTGCGGCGCGCTGAACGTCGAGTTCTACACGGGCATCGGCGAGGTCCTGGATGCACCCCTGGTGCTGCCTCCGGCCCTGGACATCACCTACCTGTCGGGTCGACGGGTGCTTCTGGTGGACGACGTCGCCGACAGCGGCCGCACCCTGGCGCTCGCCGTCGAACTGCTGCGCACCGCCGGCGCCGACGTGCGCTCGGCCACCATCTTCACGAAGCCGGGATCCATCGCGATGCCGGACTACTCGTGGAAGGAGACCGGGCTGTGGATCGACTTCCCGTGGTCGTTCCAGGGCACCGTCCGCGAAGAGGACGCCGGCATCGCCGCCTCGGGTGCCGCCGGAGTCTGA
- a CDS encoding uracil-DNA glycosylase, whose amino-acid sequence MDPGWAEALAPVAPDIAALSDRLRAETAAGREYLPAPDRVLRAFQRPLDDVKVLIVGQDPYPTPGHPIGLAFAVDRHVRPLPPSLRNIYKELDADLGIPPAAHGDLAAWSDQGVLLLNRVLTVAPGDAGSHRGWGWEKVTQHAIRVLAARDRPLVAILWGKDASNLRPWLGETPIVESPHPSPLSARRGFFGSRPFSRADDLLVEQGATPVDWRLPA is encoded by the coding sequence ATGGATCCGGGATGGGCGGAGGCACTGGCCCCCGTTGCCCCGGACATCGCCGCCCTGAGCGACCGGCTCCGCGCCGAGACCGCGGCCGGGCGCGAGTACCTGCCGGCGCCCGACCGTGTTCTCCGCGCCTTTCAGCGCCCGCTCGACGACGTCAAGGTGCTCATCGTCGGACAGGACCCGTACCCGACGCCGGGGCATCCGATCGGGCTGGCGTTCGCGGTCGACCGGCACGTGCGGCCGCTCCCGCCCAGTCTCCGGAACATCTACAAGGAGCTCGACGCCGATCTCGGTATCCCTCCCGCCGCGCACGGCGATCTGGCCGCCTGGAGCGATCAGGGCGTGCTGCTGCTGAACCGCGTGCTCACCGTCGCTCCGGGCGATGCCGGTTCGCATCGCGGGTGGGGCTGGGAGAAGGTAACGCAGCACGCGATCCGCGTGCTCGCCGCGCGTGACCGGCCGCTCGTGGCGATCCTGTGGGGGAAGGATGCTTCGAACCTCCGCCCGTGGCTCGGAGAGACGCCCATCGTGGAGTCGCCGCATCCATCGCCGCTGTCTGCGCGTCGGGGGTTCTTCGGATCACGGCCGTTCTCGCGTGCCGACGACCTGCTCGTGGAGCAGGGCGCGACTCCCGTGGATTGGCGACTTCCGGCGTGA
- a CDS encoding GNAT family N-acetyltransferase, producing MLEEEYEKKRVLPRHLRKQPPADAPFTFSIRPVAERDIPDIREIYNYYVTNSVVTFDEKKWTLAQWRDKFDHLKKLGLPFLVAEAPSGSILGYALVQPMSSKSAYRFSVENSIYLGPGAAGKGLGRALLEALIVACEQAGIREIVAVISDKGAEASVALHEKLGFAEVGRMGRVGFKFGRWLGTIYLQKSLKPVKTGLFRRRSRDADA from the coding sequence ATGCTCGAAGAGGAATACGAGAAGAAGCGCGTGCTGCCGCGGCACCTGCGCAAGCAGCCGCCCGCTGACGCGCCCTTCACGTTCTCGATCCGCCCCGTGGCCGAGCGCGACATCCCCGATATCCGGGAGATCTACAACTACTACGTCACCAACTCGGTCGTCACGTTCGACGAGAAGAAGTGGACGCTCGCCCAGTGGCGTGACAAGTTCGACCACCTGAAGAAGCTCGGACTGCCGTTCCTGGTCGCCGAGGCGCCCAGCGGCAGCATCCTGGGCTACGCCCTGGTGCAGCCGATGTCCAGCAAGTCCGCGTACCGGTTCTCTGTCGAGAACTCCATCTACCTCGGGCCCGGGGCTGCCGGCAAGGGGCTCGGCCGCGCACTGCTGGAGGCGCTGATCGTCGCGTGCGAGCAGGCCGGGATCCGCGAGATCGTCGCCGTGATCAGCGACAAGGGCGCCGAGGCATCCGTCGCCCTGCACGAGAAGCTCGGGTTCGCGGAAGTCGGACGGATGGGCCGGGTCGGCTTCAAGTTCGGCCGGTGGCTCGGAACGATCTACCTGCAGAAGTCGCTCAAGCCGGTCAAGACCGGACTCTTCCGCCGTCGCTCTCGCGACGCCGACGCCTGA
- a CDS encoding protealysin inhibitor emfourin codes for MSSPNADETGPGEEPRDSARTDRVVVRITVTRSGGFAGLRRTWAAEADTAGAPQWIALLEECPWDAADPTRPLPPYGADRFVWRVDARCGEDARAAALADPEVQGPWRELIDAVRDATTPPTTPR; via the coding sequence ATGAGTTCACCGAACGCTGATGAGACGGGCCCCGGCGAGGAGCCCCGCGACTCGGCACGCACGGATCGCGTCGTCGTGCGCATCACCGTGACCCGCTCCGGCGGCTTCGCCGGGCTGCGGCGCACCTGGGCGGCCGAGGCCGACACCGCGGGGGCTCCGCAGTGGATCGCACTGCTCGAGGAGTGCCCGTGGGATGCGGCGGACCCGACCCGACCGCTGCCGCCCTACGGCGCGGACCGGTTCGTCTGGCGAGTGGACGCCCGCTGCGGCGAGGATGCCCGTGCGGCGGCTTTGGCCGACCCCGAGGTGCAGGGTCCGTGGCGGGAACTCATCGACGCCGTGCGCGACGCGACGACGCCGCCTACGACGCCGCGGTGA
- a CDS encoding M4 family metallopeptidase, whose translation MRHAIVPPYLLARIAAAQEPRLARASAAAQATLAAPRGYEPRSRVRLSIEEPGTLVMESAPAPDRTISDARNREVLPGVRVRGEDDPPTGDTAVDQAFDGLGATFDFFWDAYGRSSIDGAGAPLRATVHYGRDYDNAFWNGERMVFGDGDGDVFSGFTESLTVIAHELTHGVTEDEGGLRYQGQSGALNESISDVFGALAEQYTRGQTAAEASWLIGEGIFTDQVQGAALRSMKAPGTAYDDDVLGRDPQPAHMDGYVHTLDDNGGVHINSGIPNRAFYLAAAALGGHAWERAGLVWYRTLTSGLSPTTDFAAFARATVAEAAREYGEQSEVVDAVRAGWIGVGVLEDEFTER comes from the coding sequence ATGAGGCACGCGATCGTTCCGCCGTACCTGCTGGCACGAATCGCCGCCGCGCAGGAGCCACGACTGGCGCGCGCCTCGGCGGCGGCCCAGGCGACGCTCGCGGCACCGCGCGGGTACGAGCCGCGGTCGCGGGTGCGTCTGTCGATCGAGGAGCCCGGCACGCTCGTGATGGAGAGCGCCCCCGCGCCGGATCGGACCATCTCCGATGCCCGCAACCGGGAGGTGCTCCCCGGCGTGCGGGTGCGCGGCGAAGACGATCCGCCGACGGGTGACACCGCCGTCGACCAGGCCTTCGACGGGCTGGGAGCGACCTTCGACTTCTTCTGGGACGCCTACGGGCGCAGCAGCATCGATGGGGCGGGTGCACCGCTGCGGGCGACCGTCCATTACGGCCGCGACTACGACAACGCCTTCTGGAACGGCGAGCGCATGGTGTTCGGCGACGGCGACGGCGACGTGTTCAGCGGGTTCACGGAATCCCTCACCGTCATCGCCCACGAGCTGACCCACGGCGTCACCGAAGACGAGGGCGGGCTCCGCTACCAGGGCCAGTCCGGTGCGCTCAATGAGTCGATCTCCGACGTGTTCGGCGCCCTCGCCGAGCAGTACACCCGCGGGCAGACCGCGGCCGAGGCGAGCTGGCTGATCGGCGAGGGGATCTTCACCGACCAGGTGCAGGGTGCCGCGCTGCGCTCGATGAAGGCACCCGGCACCGCGTACGACGACGACGTGCTGGGCCGCGACCCGCAGCCGGCGCACATGGACGGCTACGTGCACACCCTCGACGACAACGGCGGGGTGCACATCAACTCCGGCATCCCGAATCGGGCCTTCTACCTGGCCGCAGCGGCCCTGGGGGGCCATGCCTGGGAGCGGGCCGGACTGGTCTGGTACCGCACGCTGACCAGCGGACTCTCCCCCACCACCGACTTCGCGGCGTTCGCCCGGGCGACCGTGGCAGAGGCCGCGCGGGAGTACGGTGAACAGTCGGAGGTGGTCGACGCCGTCCGCGCGGGGTGGATCGGTGTCGGCGTGCTGGAGGATGAGTTCACCGAACGCTGA
- a CDS encoding ABC transporter ATP-binding protein, with translation MTDDVLLRGRGLTRRYRLPKESLFQRARTTTALEDADIDVREGSAVGIIGESGSGKSTLVRLLLALDAPTEGTVEFDGRMLDPTAHAKKLHWLRRQTGIVFQDPYASLDPRMSVGRIIAEPLWALGIPGDRRARVREVLEDVGLEADMAGRFAHEFSGGQRQRIAIARAIAHRPRLLVGDEPLSALDVTVRAQILELLGELRARDGLTLLLVSHDIGVVQNLCNEVLVMKDGRVVEEGPTEKVLLQPQAAYTRHLLASIPAIDPGSAPS, from the coding sequence ATGACCGACGACGTGCTGCTGCGCGGACGCGGCCTGACCCGCCGGTACCGTCTGCCGAAGGAGTCGCTGTTCCAGCGGGCGCGCACCACGACCGCCCTCGAGGACGCCGACATCGACGTGCGCGAAGGCTCCGCCGTCGGGATCATCGGCGAGTCGGGCTCGGGCAAGTCCACGCTCGTCCGGCTGCTGCTGGCGTTGGATGCGCCGACCGAGGGGACCGTCGAGTTCGACGGGCGGATGCTGGACCCGACGGCGCACGCCAAGAAGCTGCACTGGCTGCGGCGGCAGACCGGGATCGTGTTCCAGGACCCGTACGCGTCGCTGGATCCCCGGATGAGCGTCGGGCGCATCATCGCCGAGCCCCTCTGGGCCCTCGGCATCCCGGGCGACCGGCGCGCACGGGTGCGGGAGGTGCTGGAGGACGTCGGACTCGAGGCCGACATGGCCGGACGCTTCGCACACGAGTTCTCCGGCGGACAGCGTCAACGCATCGCGATCGCCCGGGCGATCGCCCACCGCCCGCGGCTGCTGGTCGGCGACGAGCCGCTGTCGGCGCTGGATGTGACGGTGCGCGCGCAGATCCTCGAACTGCTCGGCGAACTGCGCGCCCGCGACGGCCTCACCCTGCTGCTCGTGTCGCACGACATCGGCGTCGTGCAGAACCTGTGCAACGAGGTCCTCGTGATGAAGGACGGACGTGTGGTCGAGGAGGGCCCGACCGAGAAGGTGCTGCTGCAGCCGCAGGCCGCCTACACGCGGCACCTCCTGGCCTCGATCCCCGCGATCGACCCCGGCTCCGCCCCGTCCTGA
- a CDS encoding ATP-binding cassette domain-containing protein: MSLKVRDLCIDLGGRRVVDGVSFSVPDGSRVGLIGESGSGKSLTALAILGLLPEGAEMHGSIRWRDRELIGLSDKELAELRGDDIGIVFQEPRTALNPIRTVGRQIAESIRIHERATRAEAKVRAIAEAARVALPDPERIVGRYPHQLSGGQRQRVAIAMALACRPRLLIADEPTTALDVTIQAEILELLQSLVDDSGMSLIFITHDLAVLSQIATHGVVLEDGRVVEEAPIATLLTAPRSPVTQGLLRDATATLWRPGGLP, from the coding sequence GTGAGCCTCAAGGTACGCGACCTGTGCATCGACCTGGGCGGACGGCGCGTCGTGGACGGGGTGTCGTTCTCGGTGCCGGACGGCTCCCGCGTCGGCCTGATCGGTGAATCCGGTTCGGGCAAGTCCCTGACCGCCCTGGCCATCCTCGGGCTGCTTCCGGAGGGCGCCGAGATGCACGGCAGCATCCGCTGGCGTGATCGCGAGCTGATCGGGCTGTCCGACAAGGAGCTCGCCGAACTCCGCGGCGACGACATCGGCATCGTCTTCCAGGAGCCGCGCACGGCCCTGAACCCGATCCGGACCGTGGGACGGCAGATCGCCGAGTCGATCCGCATCCACGAGCGAGCGACCCGCGCCGAGGCGAAGGTCCGGGCGATCGCGGAGGCGGCACGCGTCGCCCTGCCCGACCCCGAGCGCATCGTCGGCCGCTACCCGCACCAGCTCTCCGGCGGACAGCGACAGCGCGTGGCGATCGCCATGGCGCTGGCGTGCCGGCCGCGTCTGCTCATCGCCGACGAGCCGACCACGGCGCTGGACGTCACGATCCAGGCCGAGATCCTCGAGCTGCTGCAGTCGCTCGTGGACGACTCCGGCATGTCGCTCATCTTCATCACCCACGACCTCGCCGTGCTGTCCCAGATCGCGACGCACGGCGTCGTCCTGGAGGACGGGCGCGTCGTGGAGGAGGCGCCCATCGCGACGCTGCTGACCGCGCCGCGCTCCCCCGTCACCCAGGGTCTGCTGCGGGATGCCACCGCCACCCTGTGGCGACCGGGAGGGCTGCCATGA
- a CDS encoding ABC transporter permease — protein sequence MSALEHPAPSRWTWLRRLWALSTGRFGLIVVVVILATAVVSLFWTPFDPQQTNLTDRWAPPGWPHLLGTDGSGRDILSLIMAGSRTTVIVAVGAGIIATIIGIALAALGALTARWVRESVAVLVDILIAFPVLIIAMMISALWGGSLWVVIWSVGIGFGVNIARVTRPELRRVLHSDFVLAGRASGLTSGQNLWRHLMPNVAPVFIVQLSWGMAVAVLAEAGLSYLGFGAPVTEPSWGLLLADLQRYIAVHPLSVVWPGIAITLTVLGLNLLGDGLRDATDPTLSRRTAEARIHIPEVVS from the coding sequence GTGAGCGCGCTCGAGCACCCCGCGCCGTCCCGCTGGACCTGGCTGCGCCGGCTGTGGGCGCTGTCCACCGGGCGCTTCGGGCTGATCGTGGTCGTCGTGATCCTCGCGACCGCAGTGGTCTCGCTCTTCTGGACGCCCTTCGACCCGCAGCAGACGAACCTCACCGACCGGTGGGCGCCGCCGGGCTGGCCGCACCTGCTGGGCACCGACGGGTCGGGACGCGACATCCTGAGCCTGATCATGGCCGGTTCCCGCACCACCGTGATCGTCGCGGTCGGCGCCGGGATCATCGCGACGATCATCGGCATCGCGCTGGCGGCACTCGGTGCGCTGACCGCGCGGTGGGTGCGCGAATCGGTCGCGGTGCTCGTCGACATCCTGATCGCGTTCCCGGTGCTGATCATCGCGATGATGATCTCGGCGCTGTGGGGCGGCTCGCTCTGGGTCGTGATCTGGTCGGTCGGCATCGGATTCGGCGTCAACATCGCGCGCGTGACGCGCCCCGAGCTGCGCCGCGTGCTGCACAGCGATTTCGTGCTGGCGGGGCGGGCATCAGGCCTGACCTCCGGCCAGAACCTGTGGCGCCACCTGATGCCCAACGTCGCCCCGGTGTTCATCGTGCAGCTGTCCTGGGGCATGGCGGTGGCGGTGCTCGCCGAGGCGGGGCTCTCCTACCTCGGCTTCGGCGCCCCGGTGACCGAGCCCTCCTGGGGCCTGCTGCTGGCCGATCTGCAGCGCTACATCGCGGTGCATCCGCTGTCGGTGGTCTGGCCGGGCATCGCGATCACCTTGACCGTGCTCGGACTGAACCTGCTCGGCGACGGTCTGCGGGACGCCACCGACCCGACGCTGTCGCGCCGGACCGCCGAGGCGCGCATCCACATCCCGGAGGTGGTCTCGTGA
- a CDS encoding ABC transporter permease, with amino-acid sequence MIRYALTRLALLVVGLLVASVLILVSLRVLPGDVAQLIAGTSGTPSQVAAIRESLGLDQPLLVQYLDWLGGIFRGDLGTSLITGMSVVAELAQKAQVTVPLGVMAMTIALLFSVPFGVLAAMRRGRADGTALSVGAQTLAAVPVVWAGMMLVVVFAVWLGWLPAQGFPRAGWDDPAAAIRSLLLPAITIGIVEGAMLMRFVRSATLQAVGQDYVRTAAAKGLTRNTALIRHGLPNVGLSVITVLGLQVAGIIVGAVIIEQLFNLPGIGRMLVTDVGNRDLPKVQGELLVLTGFVLVVGFLVDLLHRVIDPRQREAS; translated from the coding sequence GTGATTCGATACGCGCTGACGAGATTGGCCCTGCTTGTGGTGGGGCTGCTTGTCGCCAGCGTGCTGATCCTCGTGTCGTTGCGGGTGCTGCCCGGTGACGTCGCCCAACTGATCGCCGGAACCTCGGGGACCCCCTCGCAGGTTGCGGCGATCAGGGAGAGTCTCGGACTGGATCAGCCACTGCTGGTGCAGTACCTGGACTGGCTGGGCGGCATCTTCCGCGGCGACCTGGGCACCTCGCTGATCACCGGTATGTCGGTGGTGGCCGAGCTCGCGCAGAAGGCGCAGGTGACGGTGCCGCTGGGGGTCATGGCGATGACCATCGCCCTGTTGTTCAGCGTGCCGTTCGGTGTGCTCGCGGCGATGCGCCGCGGTCGCGCCGATGGGACGGCGCTGAGTGTCGGCGCCCAGACCCTGGCCGCCGTGCCGGTGGTGTGGGCCGGCATGATGCTCGTCGTGGTCTTCGCGGTCTGGCTCGGCTGGCTGCCCGCCCAGGGCTTCCCGCGCGCCGGATGGGACGACCCGGCCGCCGCGATCCGGTCGCTGCTGCTGCCCGCGATCACGATCGGCATCGTCGAGGGCGCGATGCTCATGCGCTTCGTGCGCAGCGCGACGCTGCAGGCCGTGGGCCAGGACTACGTCCGCACCGCGGCCGCGAAGGGCCTGACCCGCAACACGGCGCTCATCCGCCACGGCCTCCCCAACGTCGGACTGTCCGTCATCACGGTGCTGGGACTCCAGGTGGCCGGCATCATCGTCGGCGCGGTCATCATCGAGCAGCTGTTCAACCTCCCCGGGATCGGACGGATGCTGGTGACCGACGTCGGCAACCGCGATCTGCCGAAGGTGCAGGGCGAGCTGCTCGTCCTGACCGGATTCGTGCTGGTCGTCGGGTTCCTCGTCGACCTGCTGCACCGCGTGATCGACCCCCGACAGCGGGAGGCATCGTGA